The stretch of DNA TAGAAAAATGGTATAATATCAGATCTCCTAGCAATTTGACGAATATGAAATCATATCCCAAACAAAAGAAATAAGAaatgtataataaatttttgaagGTGATGATATACGGTAATTAACATTTTAGACACATACTTTTTGTGATAGGTAATCATTTGGAGTGTACCCAGCTCTGTAGTATGCAACAGCTATTTCTTCACCAGCTCTAAAAAGGTAGAGAATCAACAGTCTGTATTCTACATAATAATCAATTGAAAACAGGGTTAAAACAAAGAAGATGTCTCACATAAAAAGCTTTGAATTGGAATCAAGTTTTCCTTTATCAGCAACTTCACCTAAGGTATATCTTCTCACACGAACATCCGGATTCTTTTCTATAATTTTGAATTCCAATGTCctttgatcaaatatattttgttctaCGTCACTAATAATGAACACAATAACTGCATTAGGTTGTCCGTAATGATTCCAGGCTGCCAACATTCCATCAGCCAAGTTAGGCAAAGCAAGATTTTCAGGCATCCTGTCATGGAAGTCCTTAAAGCCATTGCTGTTTAAATTATACTCGTGAAGTGCAGTAACTTTTTCTGTACCAATCCCATTGAAACTTGAAGCAATCATGTTGACTTCAATTTGCTTTAAACTTATGGTATTTTGATCAGGTTGATGGAGCATGTAGTCTGAACGAATCAACGCTAATTCTGCTTTCTGAAACAACAAATTAAACTTAAGTTAATGTTTCAAAAAGATTTCCGATAcgtattttgaaaatgtttatgAAGTTGGTGCAATATTTATATGACACCACCATAATTACGTAAAAACAATATACATTAGATTAGAATTACCGTAATTAAAAACTTCAATCGGAATGAAGATATACCTTAGGTTTTTCTTGGCGAGTTGTCTCATAGATATCAAAAAGATTCTTTGTGAACTCATCCGATTCAAGTACACTGTGAAAGTATTGAAATACCAGTAACGCCGAACTAATGCAGATGCAAACAATGCAGAAACAGATTTACAAATCTAGAATCGAAAAGAGTGCCAAACTTACCTGCTGTAAGCAGATTTTAGGAAATCCTGATCCTGACTCAACACATGCATTAAAAAACCGAAATCCTTCTGAACATCTTTTGCTTGATCCATAAGATGGCTTGGGACAGGAGATGGAAACAAAGTGAAAGGTGCATGCTGCACCACCTTAATAACACATACTAAAGCTTTACTTaacaattattcaaaataaccaTATTAAATCGTTGGCTCTGGAAAGATTGGCCTTTCACATCAAATAACGTTAAAAAAGGTAATTGCCTCACCAATACCATATTAAAAAATCAGAGCATGccttaaatatttatattaagaCAAAGTCGCCAACTCCATCTTTAATTCCCAAGTACATCAGTTCGAAGAACAAAACCCAGCAAAGTCAGACATGGACCTTGAATGCAGTCAATTACAAGAAGTCAAATAGAGGTCCGGCAGACAGATTTTTGAGTGAAACTATTCAAGTCACGATTCAGATTAAGTTgctaaatttattaaattaatcaGCTTTAAACCAGTTACCTCTGAGGAATCTCGCCTGTCAGAAGTCCTCATTAAGATTCCTTTAGTAATTGCAAAATCAACTGCATTGCAAGCTGCTCCAGTCACCAATTTTTCATCTTTCATAAAACTTTTTATCTGCTCTACTAGATTCATAATAATTGAGTAAGCTGATATATTCTCTACAAATCACAAAGTCTAGAAATAATTTGGCAATGGTAATTATGATTACATTTCAGAaatatgattttcatttttGGCTTGAGATTTCGCTTTGAAATACGAAGGTAgaaatttgcaattttgaaagcAGATTGTTCtacaatttaaatcaaaaatatgaaagAATCAAAAAACGGCTAAAAGGTGAACATGATAACATATTTACTAATATATCAATCCAATAGTCTAATGAAAAATGATTCCAATAAGagtattattttattgtttttctatgtttttgaatcttgcaaaatattttgaacatttgaAAGTATTTTTTCATAATCAACTGATAATCTGGATATTGTATCTTTATCAACAGTACATTCGTCTGGTAACTGTCTACCAGCTTTTCGAAATATTTTCTTACAACGAGACACTTCTGTAGGATTAATCAAGCTGTATACAGAACCCTCTTTTCCTGCACGAGATGCCCTTCCAGCTCTGTGTATGTAAGTTTCTATAAACAATGGAGAATCATACAAAAGCACTAATTCGACATCTTCTGCATCAATGCCACGTGCTACGGCATCAGAACAAACTAAAACACACTCTTTTTTAGAATTGAAATCATTCATTGTACGTTTTCTCTCTCGTTTGGTTAGGAGAGAAGAAAATTCCAAACATGGAATACTTAATATATTGAACTTTGAATACTCCTTTATCAAATGATGAAGTCTACGTGTAGACTCCGCAGTTCGAGTAAAACAAAGTGCCTTTTTCACTTTCAGTGTTATCAGTAATCCCATGACAATTAAAGGCTTCATGTTAGTTTCACATATGACAGTATGTTCATGCAATGTTGGTGGGGTTATATATTGACTAGTTAATGAAACGGACCTATTTTCTGTCGCTGGTTTAGCAAGAAACAGACGTGGTTGAAATAAATTAAGAGTTTTTAGTCTTTGGGGATCTGTGTTTAATGTTGCAGAAAATAGAAGCTTCTGAACTGATCTTTTAGGATTGATCAAATCCTGTAGTGTTGCGTTTTCCGCTGTTGATTGCTCAGATTGAGGTAAATGATATCTTAATTTCTGAAGCCAGGACTGTTTAATTACATCCAATATTCGATCTGCTTCATCAATTACCAGAAACCTAAGCTTATTGAGATGAAGTAAATCTGGGACTTCGAGAAAGTGTGCCAATCTACCTGGTGTGGTAACAATTACATCTGGGAAAATCTCAAACCCAAACTTGGATTTTTTTGAAAGCAAATACTTTTCAGTTTCAATTTGGCTTCCACCCAATAAAATAGACTTAATATTACTACCCTTGGACAATGTAAGAAACACACCATGCACTTGTTTAGCCAGTTCAATTGTCGGAACAACAACTAAAGCCCTCGTTCCATTAATTGGTGATTCAAGCAAACAGTTAATAATTGGTATCGCAAATGCCAAAGTCTTTCCACTGCCTGTAGGTGAACATACACAGATATCATTTGGTCTACTGATCATGAAACATTTGGAATTATAAAGCAAGGCAGGTATGAGGCTTGTTTGAACAggaaaaagtttaaatatctccatttccttcaaatttttttgcaccAGTTCATGGAAGCAAGTTAAGTCAAAATCCTCTGAATTGTTGATATCAATATCAATCCAATATGGATTCTCTATCCATTCTGGCAACTTGTGGTCAActttaaacatttcaaaattgtaaCCACCCTTCGGAGCTTTCAGTCTCATTTTCAATACTTCAAATGGGTCATATTTATTGTTCCCTTCCGTCCCAACTCTGGAAACACTTTCAACATCTTGATTTTTCTTATAAGGGCTATGTATCAAATCTCTTTTTTCAttattaacaattttttcagGAAGTTGATTagaactattttttatttgttcaacTTTGACCTTTTTGGTGTCGATATTATCATCAATTTCTTTTGTCGTGGAAAACTCTTTGTCACCAGGAACCAATGTTTCATCCAACAGTCTTTTAGCAGCCTTCTTCTTTTTTGCACTCTTTTTCAACGACTCCagaatatcatttttattcgatTCATTCTTAATCAAACTGCTATCCTCGTCTCCATAACGAATTATtgggaacattttatttatttaatcgaTCAGTTCTGACAATAAAAAAGCATTGACATaacaaatgaaacaaaataataaccACAAAAAAGTTCATACAAACATTCCTCAGATTCATCTTGTAAAACTTTTGATAAGGATCGATAAGACCTTGGTTttgatttgttcaaatttattCAGAAATCTCGACTTATCAGAAATATTCATATTTGGTATAtctgaaaatctcgtaattctctactttgtaattttttttgataaatgaaaataaaatacatcccCCAAAAATAAGCTATAGTGTTACggtatttttcgaaaaaaaattgaaataagatgCTCTCTAGTTTTCGAGAAAacgggtatatatatatatctgtatcgGTACCGgcatatttcatatatataggcttaccggtaccgtat from Styela clava chromosome 14, kaStyClav1.hap1.2, whole genome shotgun sequence encodes:
- the LOC120341093 gene encoding glutathione synthetase-like; amino-acid sequence: MNLVEQIKSFMKDEKLVTGAACNAVDFAITKGILMRTSDRRDSSEVVQHAPFTLFPSPVPSHLMDQAKDVQKDFGFLMHVLSQDQDFLKSAYSSVLESDEFTKNLFDIYETTRQEKPKKAELALIRSDYMLHQPDQNTISLKQIEVNMIASSFNGIGTEKVTALHEYNLNSNGFKDFHDRMPENLALPNLADGMLAAWNHYGQPNAVIVFIISDVEQNIFDQRTLEFKIIEKNPDVRVRRYTLGEVADKGKLDSNSKLFIAGEEIAVAYYRAGYTPNDYLSQKEWDARRMLDCSDTINCPSAGHQLVGAKKMQEVLTQPGVLEKFIKGADSLKRLRDTFVGFYGLEMGAEGDEAVAKVLKNPDNYVLKPQLEGGGNNLYNQDLVDKLNEVGSDKRRCSYIIMEKVRPMPVSTIIIRAGSGPQQFKPVEGVSELGIYGVFLASGDKIIKNTCAGHLLRTKASHHDDGGVAAGVAVLDSPLLV
- the LOC120341092 gene encoding ATP-dependent RNA helicase DDX51-like produces the protein MFPIIRYGDEDSSLIKNESNKNDILESLKKSAKKKKAAKRLLDETLVPGDKEFSTTKEIDDNIDTKKVKVEQIKNSSNQLPEKIVNNEKRDLIHSPYKKNQDVESVSRVGTEGNNKYDPFEVLKMRLKAPKGGYNFEMFKVDHKLPEWIENPYWIDIDINNSEDFDLTCFHELVQKNLKEMEIFKLFPVQTSLIPALLYNSKCFMISRPNDICVCSPTGSGKTLAFAIPIINCLLESPINGTRALVVVPTIELAKQVHGVFLTLSKGSNIKSILLGGSQIETEKYLLSKKSKFGFEIFPDVIVTTPGRLAHFLEVPDLLHLNKLRFLVIDEADRILDVIKQSWLQKLRYHLPQSEQSTAENATLQDLINPKRSVQKLLFSATLNTDPQRLKTLNLFQPRLFLAKPATENRSVSLTSQYITPPTLHEHTVICETNMKPLIVMGLLITLKVKKALCFTRTAESTRRLHHLIKEYSKFNILSIPCLEFSSLLTKRERKRTMNDFNSKKECVLVCSDAVARGIDAEDVELVLLYDSPLFIETYIHRAGRASRAGKEGSVYSLINPTEVSRCKKIFRKAGRQLPDECTVDKDTISRLSVDYEKILSNVQNILQDSKT